In Spirochaetales bacterium, the genomic stretch TCTTTCCCTTGGCGGCGACATCGCCCTTCTTTTCAAGGATAACCGGGCTTTTATAACGGGACTGGTTTTTTTTCTTGCCGCTCATGTCGTTTATACCATTGCATTTATCATATCAAGCGGATTTGCCGTGATGGATGCACTTCCGGCGGGAATGATAATCCTCCTCCTTATTATCTTGTTCAGAAGTTTCAGCGAACACCTCGGAAAAATGCTTATTCCCGTCATAATTTATATGGTAATCATTTCGGCAATGGTATGGCGAGCGTTTTCGACCCTGTTCAATAATTCGATCCCGGTAAACCATTCGCTGCTGATCGCAATCGGGGCGTGTTTTTTTTACATTTCGGACATCCTCCTCGGGGTCGACAAATTTATCTTTCCCGTGGACCATATCACGTTCAGGAACCTTTCCACCTACTATATTGCCCAGACAATGCTCGCTCTTTCATGTTTTTGACGCGGTATCCCTCGAACAGCAATACGGGAAACCGAAAAAAAGAAAAACCTTCCCGTCGGATAACATTAACTATTAAAAAAAATACATCCGGCAGGCGCTTGGCTTGAAAAAGAACGGGATGCGGTGTATAATCATTTTCACAGGAGAAAACCTATTATGAAATATCTTATGTTATTATCGATTATGATTATACTTCCTTTCTTTGTCTGGGCAAAAGGAAATGCCGAGTATGAGGTAACGGAGATACTTCCGGTGGACGATTTTGAAGACGGTGACGGAAAAAACCTTTTCGGTGAAGTGTGGGAAACATTTGATGATGAGGTGTCCGGCGGCAATTCGAAGACAACCATAAAGACAAACCACTCGCCCGGTTACAAGGAATCCGCCCATTGTCTTTATGCGGAATACAAACTCGGAAGTCTGAGCGATTACAGTTATACCGGTTTCAATTCGACACTCCAACCGGAAGAGGCCCCGATGGATTTAAGCGAATATTTCGGTATTCGATTCTATGCAAAGGGGAAAGGTCTGTTTATCGTTAAAATTGCGACAACGGCCACACTGAAACAATTGAACTTTCATGCGACAAACGATATAGCGCTTTCTTCCGAATGGCAATTGTATGAACTTCCCTTTTCAAGGTTTTCGATCAAATGGGGAACGATGCGTCGATGGGACCCGTCAGAGATTATTAAAGTCGAATGGGCGTTCGAAAACAGGAATTACGGAAAAGGAGAAATCTATCTCGACGACATAGGGTTTTACAAGGCGGTGGAGGTAAAAAAAGAAGCGAAAGAGGAAAAGATTGAAGATACATCAATTGCCGAAGCGAAAAAAAATGAAAAGATCATCGGGCAGAAAAAACTCAACGCATTGAAAGACAAACGCATTGCCGTTGTCGGTATCGATTCAGGTGAAGTGAAATCAACGGTCGCCGAAGCGATTGTCGGTTTCATCACCAACGCCTTTGTCAACCAGGGAACATTCAAGGTCATGGACAGAAAAAGTATAGAAAAAATACTCGATGAACAATCGTTTCAACTAGCCGATTATGCCGATACCACAAAAATGATCGAAATCGGGAAACTCGCGGGCGCCGAATATATCGTGACCGGGACTCTGTCCAGAGTCGGGGACACCTACTACCTGAATATCAAACTCATCTCGGTAAAAACGACGGAAATCGTCGGTTCGAGTATCGCGACGGCAAAAGACGATACACAGTTTTTTTCCATGAGCAATAACGCCGTCGACAAGCTGTTTCAATAGTAACGGCGGCCGCACCGTCATCCGAAGGATGATCGGCACAATACCGCCCGGCCCGGAAAGCGGAGCGTACGGATTCATCAGACCGGTTCCA encodes the following:
- a CDS encoding CIA30 family protein, with protein sequence MKYLMLLSIMIILPFFVWAKGNAEYEVTEILPVDDFEDGDGKNLFGEVWETFDDEVSGGNSKTTIKTNHSPGYKESAHCLYAEYKLGSLSDYSYTGFNSTLQPEEAPMDLSEYFGIRFYAKGKGLFIVKIATTATLKQLNFHATNDIALSSEWQLYELPFSRFSIKWGTMRRWDPSEIIKVEWAFENRNYGKGEIYLDDIGFYKAVEVKKEAKEEKIEDTSIAEAKKNEKIIGQKKLNALKDKRIAVVGIDSGEVKSTVAEAIVGFITNAFVNQGTFKVMDRKSIEKILDEQSFQLADYADTTKMIEIGKLAGAEYIVTGTLSRVGDTYYLNIKLISVKTTEIVGSSIATAKDDTQFFSMSNNAVDKLFQ
- a CDS encoding lysoplasmalogenase — encoded protein: MQYLIFIPIIASSAAVTITADARGIKWLYNSAKVSTTMIIIGLAAFSFVYAARPVSSYTIFIVSALVLSLGGDIALLFKDNRAFITGLVFFLAAHVVYTIAFIISSGFAVMDALPAGMIILLLIILFRSFSEHLGKMLIPVIIYMVIISAMVWRAFSTLFNNSIPVNHSLLIAIGACFFYISDILLGVDKFIFPVDHITFRNLSTYYIAQTMLALSCF